One stretch of Zingiber officinale cultivar Zhangliang chromosome 6B, Zo_v1.1, whole genome shotgun sequence DNA includes these proteins:
- the LOC121992403 gene encoding transcription factor ILR3-like, protein MASWHFYRMAEKNELREEKQKLKVEKESLEQQIKLLNTRSSSNAAHPPVIPTPFTIPGQPVGHKLMMPIIGYPSYPMWQFMPPADVDTSLDADKCPPVA, encoded by the exons ATGGCCTCATGGCATTTTTATAGGATG GCCGAGAAGAATGAACTTCGTGAAGAGAAGCAGAAGCTGAAGGTAGAAAAAGAAAGCTTAGAGCAGCAAATCAAACTTCTGAATACAAGGTCTAGTAGCAATGCTGCTCACCCGCCCGTTATACCTACCCCTTTCACAATCCCTGGTCAACCTGTTGGGCACAAGTTAATGATGCCGATCATTGGTTACCCTAGCTATCCAATGTGGCAATTCATGCCCCCTGCCGATGTCGATACATCACTGGATGCTGATAAATGCCCACCTGTTGCCTAA